A DNA window from Ranitomeya imitator isolate aRanImi1 chromosome 2, aRanImi1.pri, whole genome shotgun sequence contains the following coding sequences:
- the LOC138664077 gene encoding uncharacterized protein isoform X2, which yields MASESSITPPLRSPASSSEEESQEEHSPEEQRPRDQAVVAGRRVSQRAHDEPLDIDLMVASIQERGPLWDSRDPRHADQGVLRRLWLEVAKSLWDGFNIASPAVKDKFHQMALHEGPFQEGHEKGGTES from the exons ATGGCCAGCGAGTCAAGcatcaccccaccgctgaggagtccg gcttcttcaagtgaggaggagagccaggaggaacatagccctgaggagcagagaccacgggaccaagctgtggtggcaggacggcga gtttcacaacgggcccatgatgaacCACTGGACATCGACCTCATGGTTGCATCCATACAggagcgaggcccgttgtgggacagccgtgacccccggcacgcggaccagggcgtgttgcgccgtttgtggcttgaggtggcaaaatcgctgtgggatggcttcaacATTGCTTCCCCCGCGGTCAaagataaatttc accagatggcgctccatgaaggaccgtttcaagagggtcatgaaaaaggagggacagagtcgtag
- the LOC138664077 gene encoding uncharacterized protein isoform X1, producing the protein MGHSTFFKLFSRLLQVRRRARRNIALRSRDHGTKLWWQDGEFHNGPMMNHWTSTSWLHPYRSEARCGTAVTPGTRTRACCAVCGLRWQNRCGMASTLLPPRSKINFTRWRSMKDRFKRVMKKEGQSRSGAAASRTSIYKYNRILQFLRPVLESRETHSSTREPVRPSGAVLRESPADPSQPSHSESRSAPPQSGEPAAGPSHVPLAEASVAPSFGSSLQRQRASDRPLLPEFLHLSTVFQNCFKALGDRMDTALPNIDRRLQTMESELSRPAKHFFSAIEKGMVEHLTPELQISVMQACNNAYVTALQQARVMQSATTMPAVPSLATMAPTPAAEHQHRAPRAEGHRRHRHHRTEPQSSAPARPSRAQRQEAEPHPEGERRKRKKTRTTTAAMAAPRTSTPSTQPGSTRSRSSHSQSTLARTLVVPPPSPPALALSPPSTGWTDVGIPSSVLKYGGSSPSSSSSFSSTHTQTGGYQSPFVADVNTP; encoded by the exons atgggtcactcaactttttttaaactattttccaggcttcttcaagtgaggaggagagccaggaggaacatagccctgaggagcagagaccacgggaccaagctgtggtggcaggacggcga gtttcacaacgggcccatgatgaacCACTGGACATCGACCTCATGGTTGCATCCATACAggagcgaggcccgttgtgggacagccgtgacccccggcacgcggaccagggcgtgttgcgccgtttgtggcttgaggtggcaaaatcgctgtgggatggcttcaacATTGCTTCCCCCGCGGTCAaagataaatttc accagatggcgctccatgaaggaccgtttcaagagggtcatgaaaaaggagggacagagtcgtagtggtgctgcagcttcaaggacctcaatATATAAATACAATCGTATTTTGCAattcctgcgaccggtccttgaaagccgaga aacacacagcagcacccgcgagcctgtccgaccctctggagcggtccttcgtgaatcgccagctgacccgtcacagccatcccacagcgagagcaggtctgcaccaccacaatctggcgaaccggcagccggtccatcacatgttcccctggccgaggcctctgtcgctccttccttcgggtcttccctacagcgtcagcgggcctcggacaggccgctactgcccgaatttttgcatttgagcacggtcttccagaattgtttcaaggcgctgggcgatagaatggacacagctctgcccaatatcgaccggcgtcttcaaacaatggaatcggagctctcgaggccagccaaacatttttttagtgccattgagaagggcatggtggaacatcttacgccggaactccagatttcggtgatgcaggcctgcaacaatgcatacgtgactgctctgcagcaggctcgggtcatgcagtcagcgactacaatgcccgcagtaccatcgctggctaccatggctccgactcctgctgcagagcaccaacacagagctccgcgtgccgagggccaccgccgccaccgccaccatagaacagagccccaaagttctgctcctgccaggccttcaagggcacaaagACAGGAAGCCgaaccacacccagagggagagaggagaaaaagaaagaagaccagAACTACAACGGCGGCTATGGCTGCTCCAAGAactagcacacccagtacccagcctgggtctacccggagcaggagtagtcATAGCCAGTCCACATTGgctaggacactggtcgtccctcctccctcacctcctgcattGGCATTATCGCCACCATCTACAGGCTGGACTGACGTCGGCATCCCGTCCAGTGTCTTAAAATATGgtggttcctccccctcgtcctcctcctcgttctcctcaaccCACACCCAAACtggaggatatcaatccccctttGTCGCTGACGTTAATACACCTTAA